TAAAACTCGCTGCACTCTTCGTCCTTGAACGGGTGGTAAACTGTCTAAAGTGTCTTGCAGGATGACCAGCAACTGTCGTCGACAGATGGCTCGAGCTTTTTCCCCCACCATTCTGAGTAGAAGTCATCTCCATGTCAGACCTTAATGATCTGCCCCTATGTCCCATCTTTAACAACCCTCTTCACACACACTATGCCATTCAACTGAGGGCTTGACTATTCTCCTTGGTGGAAGTTCTTACGGTTAAAACTGATAGATGGCTCAGTGCTTTTTATTCAACTAACACTCGCCTTGCCCTGTTAGGAAAAACGTGGAATTTCACACCTATAAGgatttcttgatagttCAAGAACTGGCTACAAAGCTCGAGAAAGACGGTTAGAGTGCGGTATTCGTGGTCAAGATGAACTTGTTCAAGGTGTCTGATTATTATATCGGGAGGATATTGAACTCTCAGCCAAAGTCGGGGAGCGGAAGTGTTGTGGAGCAGAGTAGGATCAGAGCATTATTGTTGGATAAAGACACCACGACAACTATTTCAATGTGTGCTACGCAAAGTGACTTGCTGAACCATGAGATTTATCTGGTGGATACGATTGAGAACCAAAATAGAGATACTATGAGACATCTGCGGTGTTTAGTATACGTTAATCCTAGTGAAGAAACCATTCAGGCTCTTTTAAAGGAGTTACAGAACCCCAAGTATGGGGAATActatatcttcttcagcaataTGTTGACAAAGTCTCAGTTGGAGCGCCTTGCGGAAGCAGATGACCTTGAGGTAGTTTCGCAAGTCGAAGAGATCTTTCAGGATTAtcatattttgaatgaggaCTTCTATTCATTAGATATACCTATAGAAAGACTTTTCCAGAGCCATGATGTGTGGGATGAGTCGGTCCTGACAGAGTGTACAAAGTGCATAACGTCTCTACTATTATCGCTTAAGGTGAGGCCGGAGATAAAATTTGAGTCTAACAGCAAACTGTGCTCCAAGCTTGCTAGAGAGATAAACTACGAGATAGAACAAAACGAGAAGACATTGTTCGATTTTCCATCGATGGACTCACCTCCATTGTTGGTGCTTCTGGATCGTAAGAATGATCCTTTGACGCCCCTTTTACAACCGTGGACTTACCAATCTATGTTGAATGAGTATATTGGAATCAAACGTAATATAGTGGATTTATCAGGGATTCCCGATATTGATagaaatttgcaaaccGTGACGTTGTCGCCAAAGCAGGATTCCTTCTTTCATGATACTATGTATTTAAATTTTGGTGAATTAGGAGATCGGGTGAAGCAATACGTTACAAACTATAAGGATAAGACACATTCAAACAGCAAAATCGATAGTATTGAGGACATTAAGAATTTCATCGAGAAATATCCCGAGTTCAGGAAACTTTCGGGAAGCGTAGCTAAACACATGGCCATCGTCGGCGAGCTAGACAGGCAATTACAACTGAGAAATATTTGGCAATTGAGTGAAGTTGAGCAAAACTTGGCGGTTCATAAGGATAATCAGCAGGATTACCGGGATATGCTGGACTTGTTTAGAGAACCCAAGTTGGACCCGAAATACAAACTGAAACTCGCTTGCATATATCTTCTCAAACATGGTGGGAATGACGCCAAAGTCACTGAGATGTTTCAGATTTTAGGTCAGGAGCTTCCGGTGGACGACGTTAATTTCCTTCATAAGTTCAAGAGAATATTTAGCTCTAAGAGCAACGAACACGACAACCAAGGTCATCAGCTGGAGAGGGACGACTTACTGAGTGAACTTGCGAGGAAATTCAACAGTAAGATGGGTTCAAAGAGTCATCCAGAGACAGACAACGTATACATGCAGCATGTACCTGAGATTTCGACCTTGTTAAcccaattttcaaagaataaagTTCCAAGAGATAGGCTAAGGACGATTGGTAATGATCAAGCTGTAACTTCCCCTTCATCGCCAACTTCCTCTCCACCGCCTCAGGATATTATATTATTCGTTGTTGGAGGTGttacttttgaagaagctagaTTCGTTCATCAATTCAATGAAACTATGAAGAATAGGATGAGGGTCATCCTTGGTGGTACTTCGGTAATCTCTACCAATGACTATATAGAGTCCATCCGTAATACGTAAAATATTAATGATTATTCCTGAGTACTTGACGTGGTCGAATACTTCTTCTCCCACAAAAGCAGGGATCTCGTAAGGTCATCCATCAATTTAAAGCTGTGGTCgtatttttgaaagatcgAGTCAACTTGGTCAACAAACTGCTGATTTTCTACAAATCTAACCAACTCCTCCTTTGAAGAGTGACTTTCACTCAACTCCCATTGGGTTCGCGAAATAAACTCGAGGATAGCCGATACCCTTCGCCTcatttcattcaaagaggTTCTCTGAGGCGGTATTCTTGCCTTCATGGGTTTATTTATGCCAATTTCTCCCTTGTTGTTAGCTACACTACCTTTTGTACGCGGAGTGCCCTCTGAACCATTTTTGTTTACCTTCTTAGACGTCTTGCCTACCCTTTGGGATCGCCTGGACCCTGGACGTTTCTTTGTGTCTTCCTCCGACGTCGAATTCGAAGATCTTGAAGTGGACGGTGGT
Above is a window of Torulaspora delbrueckii CBS 1146 chromosome 6, complete genome DNA encoding:
- the VPS45 gene encoding Vps45p (similar to Saccharomyces cerevisiae VPS45 (YGL095C); ancestral locus Anc_6.174); protein product: MNLFKVSDYYIGRILNSQPKSGSGSVVEQSRIRALLLDKDTTTTISMCATQSDLLNHEIYLVDTIENQNRDTMRHLRCLVYVNPSEETIQALLKELQNPKYGEYYIFFSNMLTKSQLERLAEADDLEVVSQVEEIFQDYHILNEDFYSLDIPIERLFQSHDVWDESVLTECTKCITSLLLSLKVRPEIKFESNSKLCSKLAREINYEIEQNEKTLFDFPSMDSPPLLVLLDRKNDPLTPLLQPWTYQSMLNEYIGIKRNIVDLSGIPDIDRNLQTVTLSPKQDSFFHDTMYLNFGELGDRVKQYVTNYKDKTHSNSKIDSIEDIKNFIEKYPEFRKLSGSVAKHMAIVGELDRQLQLRNIWQLSEVEQNLAVHKDNQQDYRDMLDLFREPKLDPKYKLKLACIYLLKHGGNDAKVTEMFQILGQELPVDDVNFLHKFKRIFSSKSNEHDNQGHQLERDDLLSELARKFNSKMGSKSHPETDNVYMQHVPEISTLLTQFSKNKVPRDRLRTIGNDQAVTSPSSPTSSPPPQDIILFVVGGVTFEEARFVHQFNETMKNRMRVILGGTSVISTNDYIESIRNT